In one window of Gossypium hirsutum isolate 1008001.06 chromosome A01, Gossypium_hirsutum_v2.1, whole genome shotgun sequence DNA:
- the LOC107918154 gene encoding cullin-1 yields MRVDLEEAKTQENAKLQSALQDIQLQFKETKELLAKERETAKKAAEVVPIIQEVSVVDPVMLEKLTNENEKLKSEECLRKERERVSHYLHSSSETKLLEKVQHELLVTYANRLLEKEHSGCRALLRDDKVEDLSRMYRLYCKIPRGLEPVANVFKQHVTAEGTALVQQAKDAVSNYVNFVVVLLHPIL; encoded by the exons ATGAGG GTTGACCTGGAAGAAGCTAAAACACAAGAAAATGCAAAACTGCAGTCTGCTTTGCAAGACATACAACTTCAGTTTAAAGAAACCAAAGAATTGCTTGCCAAGGAACGTGAGACTGCCAAAAAGGCAGCTGAGGTAGTCCCTATAATTCAGGAGGTTTCGGTGGTGGACCCTGTGATGTTGGAGAAGCTTACAAATGAGAATGAAAAACTGAAG TCTGAAGAATGCTTGAGAAAGGAAAGGGAGAGAGTGTCTCATTACCTGCATTCAAGCAGTGAGACAAAATTGTTAGAG AAAGTGCAACATGAGTTGTTGGTCACATATGCAAATCGGCTACTTGAAAAGGAGCATTCAGGATGCAGGGCCTTGCTTAGAGATGACAAG GTGGAGGATCTTTCTAGGATGTACAGGCTTTATTGTAAAATACCTCGAGGCTTGGAGCCTGTTGCTAATGTATTCAAGCAG CATGTTACTGCTGAAGGTACAGCCTTGGTTCAACAGGCAAAAGATGCTGTGAGTAACtatgttaattttgttgttgtccTTCTACACCCTATTTTGTAA